In Pedobacter sp. W3I1, one DNA window encodes the following:
- a CDS encoding TSUP family transporter has product MMYELILLCLVAFAAGFIDAIVGGGGLLQTPAILLILPHYPVATLLGTTKIPSMAGTTLAAFKYSKQVRFNYKVLAACVLTAFLAALLGAFLVSRIDNSVIKPVILVVLILVALYTYFNKQFGIHQEKDHSLKQQVLMAALFGILIGFYDGLIGPGTGSFLILVFIAVLGFDFIGASAHAKIVNMATNLAAIIYFSSTGHILFQYAIPMALFNLTGAFFGTKLALLKGNKFVRVFFLIVVFGTILRFAYDILKAYAV; this is encoded by the coding sequence ATGATGTACGAACTGATTTTACTCTGCTTAGTGGCTTTTGCGGCCGGATTTATAGATGCTATTGTAGGTGGCGGTGGTTTATTACAAACTCCCGCCATTTTACTTATTTTGCCCCATTATCCTGTAGCCACGCTTTTAGGCACTACCAAAATCCCATCAATGGCAGGTACAACGCTAGCCGCTTTCAAATATTCGAAACAGGTTCGTTTTAATTACAAGGTACTTGCGGCCTGTGTACTTACTGCGTTTTTAGCGGCATTGCTGGGTGCGTTTTTGGTGAGCAGGATCGATAATTCGGTCATTAAACCTGTGATCCTCGTTGTGCTGATTTTAGTTGCACTTTACACCTACTTTAACAAACAATTTGGTATCCACCAAGAGAAAGACCATTCCCTTAAACAACAGGTTTTAATGGCTGCTTTATTTGGGATATTGATCGGTTTTTATGATGGTTTAATCGGTCCGGGCACAGGTTCTTTCCTCATTTTGGTTTTCATTGCGGTATTGGGCTTCGATTTTATTGGTGCCAGCGCGCATGCCAAAATTGTAAACATGGCGACTAATCTGGCGGCCATTATCTATTTCAGCTCTACGGGGCATATCCTGTTTCAGTACGCCATCCCAATGGCGCTGTTTAATCTAACCGGTGCTTTCTTCGGCACAAAACTGGCCTTGCTTAAAGGAAATAAATTTGTACGGGTATTTTTTCTGATTGTTGTTTTCGGAACAATTCTACGCTTTGCATATGACATTTTGAAAGCGTATGCGGTGTAA
- the argS gene encoding arginine--tRNA ligase yields MNFIIAETQKAILELYKEEVAEGVINIQETRKEFEGQATIVVFPVTKISKKSPEQTATEIGEYLVANVTDITKFNVVKGFLNLSIAESYFLKQFNEEILSPDFGVYAPNGKKVMVEYSSPNTNKPLHLGHVRNNLLGYSVSELLKAYGYDVVKVNLVNDRGIHICKSMLAWQKWGNGETPESTGLKGDHLVGKYYVIFDKEYKKEIDTLKAEGQTEEEAKKNAPLIKEAQQMLLKWEQGDEEVVSLWKTMNEWVYAGFNVTYKNLGVDFDKFYYESNTYLLGKGTVDEGLAKGVFFKKEDGSVWIDLTADGLDQKLVLRADGTSVYITQDLGTAEMKHDDFNMNESIYVVGNEQDYHFKVLFLILEKLGKSWAKGLYHLSYGMVDLPNGKMKSREGTVVDADELIESMVSTAREKTEELGKTNDFSEEDKEELYKNIGLGALKYFLLKVEPKKRLLFNPAESIDFQGNTGPFIQYTHARIKSLLSKSEYKFSVGGLEFGGISDVELEMILQLAKYPAEIAIAAKAYSPASLANYLYELAKLFNKFYHEVPPIVKTEEGEVKQFRLNLSKKTADIIHAGMLILGITSPERM; encoded by the coding sequence ATGAATTTTATTATTGCCGAAACACAGAAAGCCATTCTTGAACTTTATAAGGAAGAAGTAGCCGAAGGTGTAATCAACATACAAGAAACCCGTAAAGAATTTGAAGGACAGGCAACGATAGTTGTTTTTCCGGTTACCAAAATTTCGAAGAAATCGCCAGAGCAAACGGCCACTGAAATTGGCGAATATTTGGTTGCTAACGTAACCGATATCACCAAATTTAATGTGGTTAAAGGCTTTTTAAATTTAAGCATTGCCGAAAGTTATTTCTTGAAACAGTTTAACGAAGAAATTTTATCGCCCGATTTTGGAGTGTATGCACCGAACGGAAAAAAGGTAATGGTCGAATATTCATCGCCAAATACCAATAAACCGCTTCACCTGGGACATGTGCGTAATAACCTGTTGGGTTACTCGGTTTCCGAACTGCTTAAAGCTTATGGTTATGATGTGGTAAAGGTAAACCTGGTTAACGATCGTGGCATCCACATCTGTAAATCGATGCTGGCCTGGCAAAAGTGGGGCAATGGCGAAACACCAGAAAGTACAGGCTTAAAGGGCGATCACCTGGTTGGGAAATACTATGTCATTTTTGATAAAGAATACAAAAAAGAGATTGATACTTTAAAAGCGGAAGGACAAACCGAAGAAGAAGCCAAGAAAAATGCACCGTTGATTAAGGAGGCGCAACAAATGCTTTTGAAATGGGAGCAAGGAGATGAGGAAGTGGTTTCACTTTGGAAAACCATGAACGAGTGGGTTTACGCTGGTTTTAATGTAACTTATAAAAACCTGGGGGTTGATTTTGATAAATTCTACTACGAAAGTAATACTTATCTGTTAGGAAAAGGCACCGTTGATGAAGGTTTGGCCAAAGGTGTTTTCTTTAAAAAGGAAGATGGTTCGGTATGGATCGATTTGACTGCCGATGGTTTAGACCAGAAACTGGTTTTGCGTGCTGATGGAACTTCGGTGTACATTACACAGGATTTAGGTACTGCCGAAATGAAACACGATGATTTCAATATGAATGAGTCGATTTATGTGGTAGGGAATGAGCAGGATTACCATTTCAAGGTATTATTCTTGATTTTAGAAAAACTAGGCAAAAGCTGGGCAAAAGGTTTATACCATTTATCCTACGGAATGGTCGATTTGCCAAATGGTAAAATGAAAAGCCGCGAGGGAACTGTTGTAGATGCTGACGAGTTGATTGAAAGCATGGTAAGCACCGCCCGCGAGAAAACGGAAGAACTGGGTAAAACCAACGATTTTAGTGAAGAGGATAAAGAAGAGCTGTATAAAAATATAGGTTTAGGTGCCTTGAAATATTTCCTTTTAAAGGTGGAGCCTAAGAAACGTTTATTGTTCAATCCTGCAGAAAGTATCGATTTCCAGGGGAATACAGGTCCGTTTATTCAATATACACATGCAAGGATTAAGTCGCTGTTAAGTAAATCTGAGTATAAGTTTAGCGTTGGGGGTTTGGAGTTTGGCGGAATTAGCGACGTGGAATTAGAAATGATTCTTCAGTTGGCTAAATATCCTGCAGAGATTGCTATTGCCGCTAAGGCTTATAGTCCGGCAAGTTTGGCCAACTATTTATATGAACTGGCTAAACTGTTCAACAAATTTTACCATGAGGTACCGCCAATTGTAAAAACCGAAGAGGGTGAAGTGAAACAGTTCCGTTTAAACCTGAGCAAAAAAACGGCCGATATCATTCATGCCGGGATGTTGATTTTAGGGATTACCTCTCCGGAAAGAATGTAA
- a CDS encoding TonB-dependent receptor — translation MIKFYLSMAMFCLLSVLSWGQTRVITGQISDSKTGETLIGVSILVKGTTQGTSSDGNGKFAINVPGNTAILVFNYVGYLTREITVGNQSQITLKMAPDETTLNDVVVIGYGTVKKRDLTGSVVSVKGEDIAKVPSANPLESIQGKVPGVDITRSSGSASSGVNINIRGTRSISAGNGPLIIVDGVQYGSLQDLNANDIASMEILKDASSTAIYGSRGANGVIIVTTKKGVSGQAVVSLNSYYGISQVARYPSIMDGQQFVEQRRQAYRTTGNWASPADDIKIFNSAEYAAIQNNQYTNYQDLLLHDGSQQDYQIGVRAGTEKTKAYFSLDYLDEKGLLKNDRSNRYSARLNLDQNIGKYFTTGMQAQFTHYEINNRRDPLNQANKISPLGDAFDQQGNLIIYPLSGTSVNPLADEQPDVYSSKSIINRTLLSAYMELKPLKGLVIRSNLGANLNTDRTGTFADRYSIDRNGSVPKATYSASNSHLINIENFVTYNKEIKDHSFTLTGINSLLFNRSDNIAASGENQLLRSQLFYGLGNSQNQAVTTAYNMSNLISYAGRINYSYKGKYLLTATGRTDGSSKLAEANHWAFFPSAAVAWRVSDEKFLKDNKVISDLKLKYSYGIAGSDNINAYSTQSSLSRIAFGFDETAVPAYAYSPRIGNIDLTWEKTKTSDFGIEIGLFKNRITATIDYYDSKTYDLLLNRSLPPTDGVTTVTQNIAKTRNKGLEIFISSRNFEGKDFHWTTNLTFSRNVEEITELAGGAQSDVLNSWFVGSPVQAYYDYQKIGIWQTGEEAEAAKFGQKPGDIHVADLNNDGKIDATNDRKIIGTNRPKWSGGLENTFTYKSWDLNVYVFARIGQTIYPDFLRRYDTQGVGNSTTAINYWTPENPSNDYPRPNKNISFASTLYSSSLGYVDGSYIRLRNITLGYTIPKEVIQKSFIKSVRLYATARNPFTYTRSSVLKEYDPERGGSENAPMTKLYTFGLNATF, via the coding sequence ATGATCAAATTCTATCTATCAATGGCAATGTTTTGCCTGCTCAGCGTCTTGTCCTGGGGGCAGACCCGGGTAATTACCGGTCAGATCTCAGATTCTAAAACTGGTGAAACCCTCATAGGGGTAAGTATCCTGGTAAAAGGCACTACGCAAGGTACGAGTTCTGATGGTAACGGAAAGTTCGCTATCAATGTACCAGGGAATACCGCTATACTTGTTTTTAACTATGTAGGTTACCTGACCAGGGAAATAACGGTGGGCAACCAGAGCCAGATTACTTTGAAAATGGCCCCGGATGAGACTACACTTAACGATGTTGTAGTGATTGGCTACGGAACGGTAAAGAAGCGAGACCTTACGGGGTCTGTGGTATCGGTGAAAGGGGAAGATATCGCCAAGGTGCCTTCAGCCAATCCGCTTGAATCCATTCAGGGAAAGGTGCCCGGTGTAGACATTACCCGTAGCAGCGGGTCTGCTTCATCAGGGGTGAACATCAATATCAGGGGAACACGGTCCATCTCAGCAGGCAATGGTCCGCTGATTATTGTGGATGGCGTGCAGTATGGCAGTCTTCAGGATCTGAATGCAAATGATATCGCTTCTATGGAAATCTTAAAAGATGCCTCATCAACAGCAATATACGGTTCGCGTGGTGCAAACGGCGTTATTATTGTGACCACTAAAAAGGGTGTATCCGGACAGGCCGTGGTTTCGTTAAACTCCTATTACGGAATATCACAGGTAGCACGTTATCCAAGTATCATGGATGGTCAACAGTTCGTTGAACAGCGTCGTCAGGCTTATCGGACTACCGGTAACTGGGCGAGCCCTGCAGATGATATCAAAATCTTTAACTCGGCAGAATATGCTGCCATTCAGAATAACCAGTATACCAACTATCAGGATCTTTTGCTCCACGACGGAAGCCAGCAGGATTATCAGATAGGGGTAAGGGCAGGAACAGAAAAGACAAAGGCATATTTTTCACTTGATTATCTTGATGAAAAAGGACTGCTTAAAAACGACCGCTCAAATCGTTATTCCGCGCGCCTCAATCTGGATCAGAATATCGGGAAGTACTTTACTACAGGGATGCAGGCCCAGTTTACCCATTATGAAATCAACAACCGCAGGGACCCACTGAACCAGGCAAACAAAATATCACCGCTTGGGGACGCTTTCGATCAGCAGGGCAACCTGATCATTTATCCCCTTTCGGGCACCTCAGTAAATCCGCTTGCCGATGAGCAACCTGATGTGTATTCCAGTAAATCTATTATCAACAGGACACTCCTGTCGGCCTATATGGAGCTTAAGCCATTAAAAGGCCTTGTTATCAGGTCAAATCTTGGAGCTAACCTAAACACGGACAGGACCGGTACCTTTGCTGACCGCTATTCGATAGATCGTAATGGTTCAGTACCAAAAGCGACCTACTCGGCATCCAACAGTCACCTGATCAATATCGAGAATTTTGTTACCTATAACAAGGAAATCAAGGACCATTCATTTACCCTAACGGGAATAAACAGTTTACTGTTCAATAGATCTGATAATATTGCCGCATCGGGTGAAAACCAACTGCTCAGGTCGCAGCTTTTTTACGGACTTGGCAACTCCCAGAACCAGGCTGTAACCACCGCCTACAATATGAGCAACCTGATATCGTATGCCGGAAGGATCAACTATTCTTATAAAGGGAAATATCTGTTAACCGCCACAGGACGTACCGATGGCTCCTCGAAATTGGCAGAGGCAAACCATTGGGCATTTTTTCCCTCGGCTGCCGTTGCCTGGAGAGTGAGTGATGAAAAATTCCTTAAGGATAATAAAGTGATCAGTGACCTGAAACTAAAGTATAGTTACGGGATAGCCGGGAGTGATAACATCAATGCTTATTCAACCCAGAGCAGCCTGTCCAGGATCGCTTTCGGTTTTGATGAAACCGCTGTTCCCGCCTATGCCTATTCGCCCAGGATCGGAAACATTGACCTGACCTGGGAAAAGACCAAGACGAGCGATTTTGGTATTGAAATAGGATTGTTTAAAAACCGGATTACCGCAACCATAGACTATTATGATTCTAAAACCTATGATCTATTACTTAACAGAAGCCTTCCGCCAACAGATGGGGTGACAACGGTAACCCAGAACATTGCAAAAACAAGAAACAAGGGACTCGAGATCTTTATCTCTTCGAGGAATTTCGAAGGAAAGGATTTTCATTGGACCACAAACCTGACCTTCAGCAGAAATGTGGAGGAAATAACCGAACTGGCAGGAGGAGCCCAGTCTGATGTGCTGAACTCGTGGTTCGTAGGTTCACCTGTTCAGGCATACTATGACTATCAGAAAATCGGTATATGGCAAACCGGCGAGGAGGCAGAGGCTGCAAAGTTTGGCCAGAAGCCTGGTGATATACACGTAGCTGACTTAAACAACGACGGTAAAATAGATGCCACCAATGACCGAAAGATCATAGGGACCAACCGGCCTAAATGGAGTGGCGGACTGGAAAATACATTTACCTATAAATCCTGGGACCTGAATGTTTATGTTTTTGCCAGGATTGGACAGACGATCTATCCGGATTTTCTAAGAAGGTATGATACCCAGGGGGTGGGGAACAGCACTACAGCAATCAATTACTGGACCCCTGAAAACCCAAGCAATGACTATCCGAGGCCGAATAAAAATATCTCCTTCGCATCCACACTTTATTCAAGCTCATTGGGCTATGTTGACGGTTCCTATATCAGGTTGCGCAATATTACCCTTGGCTATACCATCCCGAAAGAGGTTATTCAAAAGAGCTTTATCAAAAGTGTCCGTTTATATGCAACAGCAAGAAACCCCTTTACCTATACCAGATCAAGTGTGCTCAAAGAGTATGATCCTGAACGTGGCGGGTCAGAAAATGCACCCATGACCAAACTTTATACTTTCGGACTGAACGCAACTTTCTAG